One genomic segment of Oncorhynchus mykiss isolate Arlee chromosome 10, USDA_OmykA_1.1, whole genome shotgun sequence includes these proteins:
- the LOC110533151 gene encoding C-type lectin domain family 4 member E-like isoform X2, whose product MDAYVNKEVVENKNGAMRRVTTETHPSAPDGSGRRLYGMVAVSFGMLCVLQVALNISLRLEYCLTEETDQQQREKDDLMGTFSNPGWNKFESCWYFVSSEFKTWSESRQDCVERGADLVIVNSIKKQRFIFAFNKRAWIGLTDNETEGSWKWVDGTPLITSYWIIDQPNNGRSVSTFPGEDCVELQNGQDQPEKTWNDLNCAQKRIWICELCNNNSP is encoded by the exons ATGGATGCCTACGTCAACAAAGAGGTTGTTGAAAACAAGAATGGAGCAATGAGGAGAGTGACGACTGAGACAcatccctcag CACCTGACGGTTCAGGGAGAAGACTCTACGGGATGGTTGCTGTAAGCTTTGGGATGCTGTGTGTTCTACAAGTCGCTCTCAACATCTCCCTGCGACTAGAAT ACTGTCTGACTGAAGAGACAGACCagcaacagagggagaaagatgatCTTATGGGAACGTTTTCTAATCCGG GCTGGAACAAGTTTGAATCCTGTTGGTACTTCGTCTCTTCTGAGTTTAAAACCTGGAGTGAGAGCAGACAGGACTgtgtggagagaggagcagacctggtgatcGTAAACAGCATAAAGAAACAg AGATTTATCTTTGCCTTCAACAAGAGAGCCTGGATCGGTCTGACTGACAATGAGACTGAGGGGTCCTGGAAATGGGTAGATGGCACACCACTGATAACAAG TTACTGGATAATCGACCAGCCTAATAATGGACGAAGTGTTTCAACCTTTCCGGGGGAGGACTGTGTTGAATTACAAAATGGACAAGACCAGCCTGAAAAGACATGGAATGATTTAAATTGTGCACAAAAACGTATCTGGATTTGTGAGTTGTGTAACAATAACTCACCGTAA
- the LOC110533151 gene encoding C-type lectin domain family 4 member E-like isoform X1 yields MDAYVNKEVVENKNGAMRRVTTETHPSAPDGSGRRLYGMVAVSFGMLCVLQVALNISLRLESDCLTEETDQQQREKDDLMGTFSNPGWNKFESCWYFVSSEFKTWSESRQDCVERGADLVIVNSIKKQRFIFAFNKRAWIGLTDNETEGSWKWVDGTPLITSYWIIDQPNNGRSVSTFPGEDCVELQNGQDQPEKTWNDLNCAQKRIWICELCNNNSP; encoded by the exons ATGGATGCCTACGTCAACAAAGAGGTTGTTGAAAACAAGAATGGAGCAATGAGGAGAGTGACGACTGAGACAcatccctcag CACCTGACGGTTCAGGGAGAAGACTCTACGGGATGGTTGCTGTAAGCTTTGGGATGCTGTGTGTTCTACAAGTCGCTCTCAACATCTCCCTGCGACTAGAAT CAGACTGTCTGACTGAAGAGACAGACCagcaacagagggagaaagatgatCTTATGGGAACGTTTTCTAATCCGG GCTGGAACAAGTTTGAATCCTGTTGGTACTTCGTCTCTTCTGAGTTTAAAACCTGGAGTGAGAGCAGACAGGACTgtgtggagagaggagcagacctggtgatcGTAAACAGCATAAAGAAACAg AGATTTATCTTTGCCTTCAACAAGAGAGCCTGGATCGGTCTGACTGACAATGAGACTGAGGGGTCCTGGAAATGGGTAGATGGCACACCACTGATAACAAG TTACTGGATAATCGACCAGCCTAATAATGGACGAAGTGTTTCAACCTTTCCGGGGGAGGACTGTGTTGAATTACAAAATGGACAAGACCAGCCTGAAAAGACATGGAATGATTTAAATTGTGCACAAAAACGTATCTGGATTTGTGAGTTGTGTAACAATAACTCACCGTAA